Sequence from the Desulfovibrio sp. UIB00 genome:
ATCCAGCCTCTCTCTTTTATCAATACGGACCCTGCGCCAAGAGGCGCGGGCCGACGAACACCGGCAAGCGGCAAAACTGCCGCACGCCGTAGCAAAATGAGCCCAAAGGGGCTGCTGAAACCCTGGCTGGATACCGATTGACGGTCAGGAATGAACTGCGCAAAAGCACCGGCTGCTAAGAATGGCAGCCAGATACGTCAAAAGAAGGCGCGTTCCCCGGAGCGCCGTGTCATGCTTGCGGTACAGAACCTGGATAACCAGGTCGGGCGCCTGTATGTCCTTTCCGGGCTTCCCGGTCTTGCCGGGCGTGCACACACAAAGACAGTGACGGCTCCCTATTATATTCTTGTCAGGTTAGCACCGAGGCATAAATCACGCGCGTCCCAGGGAAGCGCCCAAAGGAGCCTAAGAGGACTCCTCTATTTTTGAAAGCAAGGTTGAGACGCGATTCTGCACGTCCGCCTGCTCTTTCTGCGATTGCAACAAATCATCCGCCAGTCCAAGGGCCATAAAAGTCAGCAGAATGTCCTTGGTCTGCCCTCCGTGGAACCTCAGCTTCTGGTCTGCGAACCGTTCCTCCACCAGCCGCACGGCTTCCTGTACGCGCCGCATGTCGGCTCCAGGCTTGAATGCAATGCTCAGCCCAAGAACGGTGAGGTTGATAGTATCCTGGTTCACAAAAACCTACTCGACGCTGTCGTGCTCCTGAATCCTGCGCAGCAAGGCGTCAATGCGATTCAGCGCCTCAGTACGCAGCGTTTCTTCGTTTTCAAGAGCTTCGCGCAGCTTTTGGTTTTCTTCATCAAGTGCGTCATTTCTGGCTGCCACGTCGGCAGACTCCGCACTGATTTTCGCGTTTTCCGCCTTGAGGCGGTCAAGTCGGGCCAAAAGCGCCTCAACCTGCGATTCAAGCTGCTCCAAAAGTTCCATGATTTGTAGATAACACTGCGACATGACCTTGGCAAGAATGGATACGCTCGGGCGAAAAAATACCCGCGCCGACCTGTGCCGACGCGGGCTGCAAAAAGCCTAAACCCTTGCGGCACAGGCCGCCAGGGCCGTTTATTTATTCCTGCGGGGCAGATTTTTCTGCTTTTCGCGGGCAATGGCAAGCTCGCCGTTGGGCACGTCGCGGGTAATGACCGATCCTGCCCCCACAAGGGCGTCGTCGCCCACGGTCACAGGGGCAACCAGGGCGGTATTGCTGCCAATAAAGGCATAGCGGCCGATTTTGGTCTGGAACTTGTGCTTTCCATCGTAGTTGCAGGTAATTGTGCCCGCGCCGATGTTGGTGCCCTCGCCTATTTCGGCATCGCCAAGATAGGTAAGGTGATTAGCCTTGGCGCCTTTGCCAAGGTGGGTCTTTTTAAGCTCCACAAAATTGCCTACATGCGACTGCTCTTCAAGCACCGCGCCGGGCCGCAGGCGGGCAAAGGGCCCCACCAATGCGGATGCGCCCACGCGGGCTTTTTCCAGATGGGAGAAGGAGCGGATCTCTGCATTATTTGAGATCACGCAGTCGCGCACTACGCAGTGCGAGGCAACGCTGGCCCCACGGCTGATGCTGGTGCGCCCATAAATTTCGCACGGCCCCGTCAATTCCACGCCGGGTTCAACCTGCGCCAGAGGCCCCACACGCACCGATCCCGGCGCATGTACGATAACGCCCGAAGCAAGCAGATCATCAACAATACGGGCG
This genomic interval carries:
- the zapB gene encoding cell division protein ZapB, with product MELLEQLESQVEALLARLDRLKAENAKISAESADVAARNDALDEENQKLREALENEETLRTEALNRIDALLRRIQEHDSVE
- a CDS encoding cell division protein ZapA, encoding MNQDTINLTVLGLSIAFKPGADMRRVQEAVRLVEERFADQKLRFHGGQTKDILLTFMALGLADDLLQSQKEQADVQNRVSTLLSKIEESS